The Pigmentiphaga aceris DNA segment CCGTACAGCTCCAAGGATTGATATTGCGTGCCGCCGCCCCAAGCTGTTGAGCAAGGGGAGCGGGCACGGATTGTGCAGTGGTCACGTAGTCTCGTCCGGGAAAACCCGGTAGAGTAATCGGGCTGGCGTCCGCCAAAAACAACATACATAGGAGCCCACACGATGAGCAATAAAGGGCAATTGCTACAAGACCCGTTCCTCAACGCACTGCGTAAAGAGCATGTGCCGGTATCGATCTACCTGGTGAACGGCATCAAGCTGCAAGGTCAGATCGAGTCTTTCGATCAATACGTCGTCCTGTTGCGCAACACGGTGACCCAGATGGTTTACAAGCACGCCATCTCGACCGTCGTTCCGGCACGTCCGGTCAACTTCCAGGTAGACGCTCCTGCTGAATAATTTCGCTTGCCCGCCGCCGACCGGGGTGACGCCGGCGGCGACTGTCGAGGGCATATCATGCGTGCTGTAGTTGTCAGTATCGATTTCGGCAAGCCCGACTTCGAACCGCAAACCGAAGAATTCATCATGCTGGCAAAAGGGGCTGGCGCCGAGATCGTCGATACGAT contains these protein-coding regions:
- the hfq gene encoding RNA chaperone Hfq, whose amino-acid sequence is MSNKGQLLQDPFLNALRKEHVPVSIYLVNGIKLQGQIESFDQYVVLLRNTVTQMVYKHAISTVVPARPVNFQVDAPAE